One genomic window of Anaerofustis stercorihominis DSM 17244 includes the following:
- a CDS encoding diguanylate cyclase: protein MENALSLLPVGVLKVAVIDEHTIKFEEGNDNFYDIVSINKEAISNTEIKNVIFELCGEEIFNKEKDAIFNALKFKEEYSSEFEVRLKGNNEKWVLVRLKLAYEENGPKIIFVLVDINKQKQVVNRLVSKIETSKLIDSISKDVQFEYDCFFDTITIPFDEAQEKDIPAVTSDFIKYNIDRHVHPDYITKFKNIFEGRSKSDKGSFEYRGSRLNNSEFFWLKMSYFYLRDDNKKLNKIIGRFSVIESEKQARIKLEKQLSLDPLTGILNKVASESIIKELIENSNDKENKHGLLVIDVDDFKNINDSYGHKKGDSVITLIAKILDNTFRSTDTIGRIGGDEFIVFLKNADNDIIIRKGNELKDKLMNDPFPISVSIGISIYPNDGKDYIALFSKADIAMYQAKLNKNEKVICYSGNEPKREENREKIKKEIKKRESILIVDDEELNREILKIALEDEYNILMAADGEEALKVLEENKNKVVLILLDIVMPKMDGVQFLTILRNELNEKDIPVIVISAGVSENMNDMIYQIGVEDIMRKPFDNFEVKNRAKNLIDLFKYRNHLVNLVDEQKKKIDRQMKSLQESQSRILSNLSTLIEFRSLKSGGHVNRIKKYVNILLKALVKINNSKYDISKEEIDVITEAAALHDLGKIAVPDNIIKKGSILNYEENEIMKTHTIQGAKFLSKILETKDEYYIASRDIALYHHERYDGKGYPYGLKGDNIPVSAQVVGLIDVYDALTMGTPNGNPISHSKASEMIINGKCGAFSDDLISAFIAVLDQFEKVDKSKS, encoded by the coding sequence ATGGAGAATGCATTAAGCTTATTGCCTGTTGGTGTTTTAAAAGTCGCTGTTATAGATGAACATACCATAAAATTTGAAGAAGGAAACGATAATTTTTATGATATTGTATCTATAAATAAAGAAGCAATAAGTAACACAGAGATAAAAAATGTTATATTTGAATTATGCGGAGAAGAAATATTCAATAAAGAAAAAGATGCTATTTTTAATGCTCTTAAATTTAAGGAAGAATATTCCAGTGAATTTGAAGTTAGATTAAAAGGTAATAATGAAAAATGGGTTTTAGTCAGGCTAAAACTCGCATACGAAGAAAATGGTCCAAAGATCATTTTTGTTTTGGTAGATATAAATAAACAAAAGCAGGTTGTCAATAGACTCGTATCTAAAATTGAGACATCAAAATTGATAGATTCTATTTCTAAAGATGTACAATTTGAATATGATTGTTTTTTTGACACCATAACTATCCCTTTCGATGAGGCTCAGGAAAAAGATATTCCTGCTGTTACTTCTGATTTTATAAAATATAATATCGATAGGCATGTTCATCCGGATTATATAACTAAATTTAAAAATATTTTTGAAGGCAGAAGTAAAAGTGATAAAGGAAGTTTTGAATATAGAGGAAGCAGATTAAATAATTCCGAATTTTTTTGGCTTAAAATGAGTTACTTTTATTTAAGGGATGACAATAAAAAATTAAATAAAATAATTGGCAGGTTTTCAGTTATAGAAAGTGAAAAGCAAGCCAGGATAAAGCTTGAAAAGCAATTAAGCCTCGATCCTCTGACAGGTATTTTGAATAAAGTTGCCAGTGAATCTATTATAAAAGAACTTATTGAGAATTCAAATGATAAAGAAAATAAACATGGATTATTGGTAATAGATGTAGATGACTTTAAAAACATCAATGATTCTTACGGACATAAAAAAGGTGACAGCGTAATAACGCTGATTGCGAAAATACTGGATAATACTTTTCGTTCTACAGATACCATAGGAAGGATAGGCGGGGATGAATTTATTGTTTTTCTAAAGAATGCAGATAACGACATTATAATAAGAAAAGGAAACGAACTAAAAGATAAATTAATGAACGATCCTTTCCCTATAAGTGTCAGTATTGGAATAAGTATATATCCCAATGACGGTAAGGATTATATAGCATTATTTTCAAAAGCGGATATTGCAATGTATCAGGCTAAATTAAATAAAAATGAAAAGGTGATTTGTTATAGCGGCAATGAACCTAAAAGAGAAGAAAATAGGGAAAAGATAAAAAAAGAAATTAAAAAAAGAGAAAGTATTTTAATTGTAGATGATGAAGAATTAAACAGAGAAATTCTAAAAATAGCCCTTGAGGATGAATATAATATATTAATGGCTGCTGACGGTGAGGAAGCTTTAAAAGTATTGGAAGAGAATAAAAATAAGGTAGTGCTTATTTTACTTGATATAGTCATGCCTAAAATGGATGGGGTTCAATTTTTAACTATACTTCGTAATGAGCTCAATGAAAAAGATATACCTGTTATAGTTATTTCAGCAGGTGTTTCTGAAAATATGAACGATATGATCTATCAAATAGGTGTTGAGGATATAATGAGAAAGCCTTTTGATAATTTTGAAGTTAAGAATAGAGCCAAGAACTTAATTGACTTATTTAAATATCGTAATCATTTAGTCAATTTAGTTGATGAGCAAAAGAAAAAAATAGACAGACAGATGAAATCTCTTCAGGAAAGCCAGTCAAGGATATTATCCAATTTGAGTACTTTAATTGAATTCAGAAGTTTGAAAAGCGGGGGACATGTAAACAGAATAAAAAAATATGTTAATATTTTATTAAAAGCACTTGTAAAAATAAACAATTCAAAGTACGATATTAGTAAAGAAGAAATAGATGTAATAACGGAAGCAGCGGCACTTCATGATTTGGGTAAAATAGCAGTCCCGGATAATATAATTAAAAAGGGTTCGATTTTAAATTATGAAGAAAATGAGATAATGAAGACACATACTATTCAAGGTGCTAAATTTTTATCAAAAATTTTAGAAACGAAAGATGAGTATTATATAGCAAGCAGAGATATAGCATTGTATCACCATGAAAGATATGACGGGAAAGGATACCCTTATGGTTTAAAAGGGGATAATATTCCAGTGTCTGCTCAAGTAGTCGGGCTAATAGATGTTTATGATGCGCTTACTATGGGAACTCCTAACGGAAATCCTATTTCTCATTCAAAAGCTTCTGAAATGATAATAAACGGAAAATGCGGGGCTTTTTCGGATGATTTGATATCAGCATTTATTGCAGTATTGGATCAATTCGAAAAGGTAGACAAAAGTAAAAGTTAA
- a CDS encoding InlB B-repeat-containing protein produces MKRLKRILSLLLISLMILGTIPANVFAKEIESKNDKTVSISYEKGWDEGVTGEVPETHKYNVGETISIRTGTLKRLNYKFAGWKYSNSSTNWTEKVVKAGSDFVVPDVDTVFRPVWEKEPYKIKIAYHYENDKVANEVTYKPSNHVVESYTTPFNVDVYNNHKAVRSGYTFAGWFVNSKDGRDYEKSEGIPNGDGRYYENRAEAVINPWVIETNNGVLDLYAGWIKDGKNTEDVNKPDEEKKDYTLEYWTNNGNGLFTKITQKEGNVNIINEVPKAKVGFEFKEWNTKSNGSGVSYKPGDNYELKENSKLYAIWQSSGAANFYVLKNTANVPGSASPDKPSNYKYVGAGKINKSISKSIYDNTSENGVDRDGNLVQIPSMEAQKKALIAAGYSEKDIDNGKISIRWYVIKYDGTDGWHVDGVAYDTTTYHKVVFINEYDNSIKDNIFEGYDHVVKSYPKVEDNTGVDKPEVNPYEEGYEFDGWYYKDDIKLQDHELKWVNKDIVVYAKFKKIKSKYVIKYIDVDTKKEIKNKETLTADYGSTLNVNAKAKGVIKGYTLVENNSDYPIVINEILKNDGSDKNAKVITFAYKANEHAVSYDANPPYEGAVVNNEDKLPEATLYKYNTSVEVSDSKGIDVKGYTFDGWTVKGLENITDIDVNAKFTMPDNNVTLLAKWKVNQYSVNYDANVPNGGILEGMLTEDKKYDFNSDVEVNGGNISVKGYTLQGYYDKYNNRYSDGTHFNMPAEDITLTAEWKANDYPYVVHYVDTEGNKLVKDKYENKKYGETVTENAIDIKGYHIQGNDQQSITMDTENNEITFVYEKNSYDYIVHYVDIDGNKLVDDKKGNAEYKDKVVEKALDIKGYSVQGSDEQKIDIDVENNEITFVYNKNIYEYRVYYVDRNNNRLYNDKIMKAAFGDKVSEKAVNINGYKLVSSNTQSIVMDTENNIIVFVYDKEEENNLVIPTPTNPTRPTTPQSTPPATTGTGTTTVNGGGAPAAAPAAPAANAPTTNNPATTINDAVTPLDNGGTVNIPDEKVPLAEGGASWALINLLCTIFSLISGLVLLIFARKKKEEYYAEEYYETEYADADEYLEEKKKRRLFTKILAAVDGIIALIVFILTEDMSLPMALIDKWTIFMVVFALISGVTLVMGYKNAKEEAEEETAEA; encoded by the coding sequence ATGAAAAGGTTAAAGAGAATATTAAGCTTATTGCTTATTTCATTAATGATATTAGGTACTATCCCTGCAAATGTTTTTGCTAAAGAGATAGAAAGTAAAAATGATAAAACCGTAAGTATTTCTTATGAAAAAGGATGGGACGAAGGAGTTACCGGAGAGGTCCCTGAAACTCATAAGTATAATGTCGGAGAAACCATAAGTATAAGAACGGGTACGCTTAAAAGACTTAATTATAAGTTTGCAGGCTGGAAGTACAGTAATTCGTCAACGAACTGGACTGAAAAAGTAGTAAAAGCAGGTTCTGATTTTGTCGTTCCGGATGTTGATACTGTATTCAGACCGGTATGGGAAAAAGAACCTTATAAGATAAAAATTGCATATCATTATGAAAATGATAAAGTTGCAAATGAAGTGACATATAAGCCTAGTAATCATGTTGTTGAGAGTTATACAACTCCATTTAATGTAGATGTTTATAACAATCATAAGGCTGTACGAAGCGGTTATACATTTGCAGGATGGTTCGTAAACAGTAAAGACGGAAGAGATTATGAAAAATCAGAAGGAATTCCCAATGGGGACGGCAGATATTATGAAAACAGAGCCGAAGCAGTTATCAATCCATGGGTGATAGAAACGAATAATGGAGTCCTTGATTTATATGCAGGCTGGATAAAGGATGGTAAAAATACTGAGGACGTAAACAAACCTGATGAAGAAAAAAAGGATTATACTCTAGAATATTGGACAAATAATGGAAATGGATTGTTTACTAAAATAACTCAAAAAGAGGGTAACGTAAATATAATAAATGAAGTTCCCAAAGCTAAAGTTGGATTCGAATTTAAAGAGTGGAATACAAAATCTAACGGAAGCGGCGTGTCTTATAAGCCTGGTGATAATTATGAGCTAAAAGAAAACTCAAAGTTATATGCTATTTGGCAATCAAGCGGTGCTGCAAACTTCTATGTTTTAAAGAATACCGCTAATGTACCGGGCAGTGCTTCTCCCGATAAACCTTCAAATTATAAATACGTAGGAGCGGGAAAAATAAATAAATCCATCAGTAAGTCTATATACGATAATACCAGTGAAAACGGTGTTGACAGGGATGGTAATCTGGTACAAATCCCTAGTATGGAAGCTCAGAAAAAAGCATTGATAGCAGCCGGATACAGTGAAAAAGATATAGATAACGGCAAGATATCTATAAGATGGTATGTAATTAAATATGACGGTACTGACGGATGGCATGTAGATGGTGTCGCATATGATACTACCACTTATCATAAAGTTGTCTTTATTAATGAATATGATAATTCTATAAAAGATAATATATTTGAAGGATATGATCATGTCGTTAAATCCTATCCGAAAGTAGAAGATAATACCGGAGTGGATAAACCTGAAGTTAATCCCTATGAAGAAGGTTACGAATTTGATGGATGGTATTACAAAGACGATATAAAACTTCAAGATCATGAACTTAAATGGGTAAATAAGGATATAGTAGTATATGCGAAATTTAAAAAGATCAAATCAAAATATGTTATAAAGTACATTGATGTTGATACTAAAAAAGAGATAAAAAATAAAGAGACCTTGACAGCAGACTATGGCAGTACTCTTAATGTAAATGCTAAAGCCAAGGGGGTTATAAAGGGATATACATTAGTAGAAAATAATTCCGATTATCCTATAGTTATTAATGAAATCTTAAAAAATGATGGCAGCGATAAAAATGCAAAGGTAATAACATTTGCATATAAGGCTAACGAGCATGCGGTAAGTTACGATGCTAATCCTCCTTATGAAGGTGCTGTAGTTAACAATGAAGATAAATTACCTGAGGCAACTTTATATAAATATAATACCAGTGTAGAAGTTTCGGATTCCAAGGGTATCGACGTTAAAGGATATACTTTTGATGGCTGGACGGTAAAAGGACTTGAAAATATAACTGATATTGATGTAAACGCTAAGTTTACAATGCCTGATAATAATGTTACTCTTTTAGCAAAATGGAAAGTTAATCAATATTCTGTAAATTATGATGCTAATGTTCCTAATGGTGGCATTTTGGAAGGTATGCTCACTGAAGATAAAAAATATGATTTTAATTCAGATGTTGAAGTTAACGGTGGTAATATAAGTGTTAAAGGTTATACTCTTCAAGGATATTATGATAAGTATAATAATAGATATTCCGATGGAACACATTTCAATATGCCTGCTGAAGATATTACTTTAACCGCAGAATGGAAAGCAAATGATTATCCATATGTAGTTCATTATGTAGATACTGAAGGAAATAAATTAGTTAAAGACAAATATGAAAATAAAAAGTATGGAGAAACAGTTACCGAAAATGCAATAGATATAAAAGGTTATCATATACAGGGAAATGATCAGCAAAGTATAACTATGGATACCGAAAATAATGAAATAACCTTTGTATATGAAAAGAATAGTTATGATTATATCGTTCATTATGTTGATATTGACGGAAATAAGTTAGTTGATGATAAAAAAGGTAACGCCGAGTATAAAGATAAAGTAGTGGAAAAAGCGTTAGATATAAAAGGCTACAGTGTCCAAGGCAGTGATGAACAAAAGATAGATATAGATGTTGAAAATAATGAAATAACTTTTGTTTATAATAAAAATATCTATGAATACAGAGTGTATTATGTAGATAGAAATAACAATAGATTATATAATGATAAAATCATGAAAGCTGCTTTCGGAGATAAGGTAAGTGAAAAAGCAGTTAATATAAATGGTTATAAATTGGTAAGCAGTAATACACAGTCAATAGTAATGGATACTGAAAATAATATAATAGTATTTGTTTATGATAAAGAAGAGGAAAATAATCTGGTAATTCCGACTCCTACAAATCCAACAAGACCAACCACACCTCAATCGACACCTCCCGCAACAACCGGGACAGGTACGACTACAGTTAACGGGGGCGGAGCACCTGCAGCGGCTCCGGCAGCACCTGCTGCAAATGCACCGACAACCAATAATCCTGCAACGACGATAAATGACGCCGTAACGCCTCTCGATAACGGAGGGACCGTAAATATTCCGGACGAAAAAGTTCCTTTGGCAGAAGGCGGAGCAAGCTGGGCATTGATAAATCTATTATGCACTATTTTCTCTTTGATATCAGGATTAGTACTTCTAATATTTGCCAGAAAGAAAAAGGAAGAATATTACGCAGAGGAATATTATGAAACTGAATACGCCGATGCGGACGAATATTTGGAAGAAAAGAAAAAGAGAAGATTATTTACAAAGATTTTAGCAGCTGTTGACGGAATAATAGCACTTATCGTATTTATACTAACGGAAGATATGAGTTTACCAATGGCTCTTATAGATAAGTGGACTATATTCATGGTAGTATTTGCATTGATATCCGGAGTAACATTAGTAATGGGATATAAAAATGCAAAGGAAGAAGCTGAAGAAGAAACAGCCGAAGCTTAA
- a CDS encoding prephenate dehydratase — MEKIAVLGPRGTFSDSASIQYIKKFNNDLEQIYYSTIDDAFHSVGSECEVGIIPVENTLDGYVQRTLDLLLEMNVYIENEISIPVQFSLISNTKNIEDIKKLYVQFKTNGQCRKFIDSLNDVQIITTESNMESFDKIKEGNIGEAAIIPGHMLEHSSAPFKIKNVTDAINNHTRFIVVREGALKVDIANNKDIKVPLYIMPDNDRPGILFDILKEFSLNKINLVSIMSRPTKLDMGTYNFYLEINGDFKQKEKIINTINKIKEDYKIKILGFYSVN, encoded by the coding sequence GTGGAAAAAATTGCGGTTTTAGGACCTAGGGGCACTTTCAGTGACAGTGCATCAATACAATATATAAAAAAATTTAATAATGATTTAGAACAAATTTATTATTCAACCATCGACGATGCTTTTCATAGTGTGGGATCAGAATGCGAAGTCGGGATTATACCCGTTGAAAATACTTTGGATGGCTATGTTCAAAGGACTTTGGATTTACTCCTTGAAATGAATGTTTATATAGAAAATGAAATAAGTATTCCCGTACAGTTCTCTTTGATCAGTAATACTAAAAATATCGAAGATATAAAAAAATTGTATGTTCAGTTCAAGACAAACGGACAATGCAGAAAATTTATTGATAGTTTGAATGATGTACAAATAATAACGACTGAGAGCAATATGGAATCTTTTGATAAAATAAAAGAAGGAAATATCGGTGAAGCCGCAATAATCCCCGGTCATATGCTTGAACATTCATCGGCACCGTTTAAGATTAAAAATGTAACCGATGCGATTAATAATCATACACGTTTTATAGTTGTAAGGGAGGGGGCGCTTAAAGTAGATATAGCTAATAATAAAGATATAAAAGTTCCCTTATATATAATGCCTGATAATGACCGTCCCGGAATACTATTTGATATACTAAAAGAATTTTCTTTAAATAAAATAAATCTTGTTTCAATAATGTCAAGACCAACAAAACTGGATATGGGAACATATAATTTTTATTTGGAAATAAACGGAGATTTCAAACAAAAGGAAAAAATCATTAATACTATAAACAAGATAAAAGAGGATTATAAAATAAAGATTTTGGGATTTTATTCTGTTAATTAA
- a CDS encoding AfsR/SARP family transcriptional regulator, with translation MDNNLKIKMLGEFSISYNDNTLNDSTSRFKKVWSLLEYLITFREKEISQNELIEVLWEDENLSSPTNNLKTLVHRARNVLDSLGYTEGKNMIKFSRGSYHWNNDLDFEIDIEIFKNLIDKAKFSDNKDEKLEYYFKAIDVYKGTFLPKSAYESWAVPVATYYQNMYITMINDMINILKEKNDYQSISEICEKAVIIDPYDEDLHYHLIYALAKNEKNKEALEHYEYVVDLFYKQFGLNLSDKLTSLYKTILDTTKNVELDLNIIKENLKEKTYSKGAFYCELGLFKELCQIEARSIARTGVSINLALFTIIDINGAPIKQHIMNKYMDKLHSSIQESLRRGDVFTRYSLCQYIVMLPSTSFENADMVSGRIARDFKKKIAKPDLDIKFTISPLEPNN, from the coding sequence ATGGATAATAATTTAAAAATTAAAATGCTGGGAGAATTTTCAATTTCATATAATGATAATACATTGAACGACTCTACGAGCAGGTTTAAAAAAGTATGGTCATTACTTGAGTATCTTATTACTTTTAGAGAAAAAGAAATATCTCAAAATGAATTGATCGAAGTCCTGTGGGAAGATGAAAATCTTTCTTCACCGACAAACAATTTGAAAACTTTGGTACACAGAGCAAGAAATGTTCTGGACAGCTTAGGTTATACCGAAGGGAAAAATATGATTAAATTTTCTAGAGGATCATATCATTGGAATAATGATCTTGATTTTGAAATTGATATTGAGATATTTAAAAACTTGATCGATAAAGCTAAATTCTCCGATAACAAAGATGAAAAATTAGAATATTATTTTAAGGCAATTGATGTTTATAAAGGAACTTTTTTACCTAAAAGTGCATATGAGTCATGGGCTGTCCCGGTAGCTACATATTATCAAAATATGTATATTACCATGATAAATGACATGATAAATATATTAAAAGAAAAAAATGACTATCAGTCTATTTCAGAAATTTGTGAAAAAGCGGTTATAATAGATCCATATGATGAAGATCTGCATTATCATTTGATTTATGCATTAGCAAAAAATGAAAAAAATAAAGAAGCATTGGAACATTACGAATATGTAGTAGACTTATTTTATAAACAGTTCGGACTAAATCTTTCAGACAAACTTACGAGTTTATATAAAACAATATTGGATACCACTAAAAATGTTGAGTTAGACCTAAATATCATCAAGGAAAATTTAAAGGAAAAGACTTATTCCAAGGGTGCTTTTTACTGCGAGCTTGGTTTATTCAAAGAGTTATGTCAGATAGAAGCAAGGTCTATTGCACGAACCGGAGTATCCATTAATTTGGCATTATTTACAATAATAGATATAAACGGAGCTCCTATCAAACAGCATATCATGAATAAATACATGGATAAACTTCATTCTTCAATACAAGAATCTCTTAGGAGAGGAGACGTATTTACCAGATACAGTTTATGTCAATATATAGTAATGCTTCCGTCAACAAGCTTTGAAAATGCGGATATGGTATCGGGAAGGATTGCCAGAGATTTTAAAAAGAAAATTGCAAAACCGGATTTGGATATCAAATTTACGATTTCCCCCCTGGAACCTAACAACTAA
- a CDS encoding type IV pilus twitching motility protein PilT: MSLNELLKRAVDDNASDVFIIAGRGLSYKVNGVIKEIDSEIVMPDVSESMIREIFDIADRNIDKYIETGDDDFSVTIRGLSRFRVSVYRQRGSFAAVIRIVPFGIPDYKKLGIGENVMDVVNKTKGLILVTGPAGGGKSTTLACMIDRINHSRNSHIITLEEPIEYLHRNDKSIISQREIEFDTMDYVSALRASLRQAPDVILVGEMRDYETISTAMTAAETGHLVISTLHTLGASNTVDRIIDVFPANQQPQIRVQLAMLLQAIVSQQLVPTVDGGLVPVFEIMYANNAIRNMIRESKTHQLNATIVSSASEGMISMDNSLLELYKKGVISKDVAIRYALNPDNLSKRIEL, from the coding sequence ATTAGTTTAAATGAACTTCTTAAAAGAGCCGTAGATGATAATGCTTCTGATGTATTTATCATTGCAGGAAGAGGACTTTCATATAAAGTCAACGGAGTTATAAAAGAAATAGACAGTGAAATAGTTATGCCTGATGTTTCAGAGAGTATGATAAGAGAAATCTTTGATATTGCGGATAGAAATATCGATAAGTATATTGAAACGGGGGATGATGATTTTTCCGTTACTATCAGGGGACTTTCTCGTTTCAGAGTCAGCGTTTACAGACAAAGAGGTTCTTTTGCCGCGGTCATTCGTATAGTTCCATTTGGTATACCTGATTACAAGAAGCTTGGTATCGGGGAAAATGTAATGGACGTAGTAAACAAGACAAAAGGGCTTATCCTCGTTACAGGGCCTGCAGGAGGCGGTAAATCCACTACTCTGGCTTGTATGATAGACAGGATAAACCATTCGAGAAATTCTCATATAATAACGCTTGAAGAACCAATAGAATATCTTCATAGAAATGATAAGTCAATAATTTCCCAAAGGGAAATCGAATTCGATACAATGGATTATGTATCTGCTTTAAGAGCTTCTTTAAGGCAGGCTCCTGATGTTATATTGGTTGGAGAAATGAGGGATTATGAGACTATAAGTACGGCGATGACTGCCGCAGAGACCGGTCACCTTGTTATATCCACTCTTCATACTTTGGGTGCCAGCAATACGGTTGATAGGATAATAGATGTTTTTCCCGCAAATCAGCAGCCACAAATCAGAGTTCAGCTAGCAATGCTACTTCAGGCAATCGTTTCTCAGCAGCTTGTTCCGACCGTAGACGGAGGACTGGTTCCCGTTTTTGAAATAATGTATGCAAATAATGCAATAAGAAATATGATAAGAGAAAGTAAGACTCATCAGCTGAATGCAACGATAGTTTCCAGTGCGTCCGAAGGTATGATAAGCATGGACAACAGTCTTTTGGAGCTTTATAAAAAAGGAGTTATATCAAAAGACGTAGCTATACGTTATGCACTTAATCCCGATAACTTATCAAAGCGAATAGAATTATAA
- a CDS encoding DUF4860 domain-containing protein: MKNNNNSHTIQTAMALIMFCLFLVSILLVLTSGVKSYSSISSKLSSRYESRTCLNYISSKVKYNDKEDSIDIKDFNGRNALYIKNKIDGKEFNTIIYYYDGYVKELTAEEGKKLGLSSGQDIVPIKSIEFKKLKNNLLKIYCIDNKGDKKDIYISLKSEYGGTNHGK; the protein is encoded by the coding sequence ATGAAAAATAATAATAATTCTCATACAATTCAAACTGCTATGGCACTTATTATGTTTTGCTTATTTTTAGTAAGCATTCTTTTGGTGTTGACCAGCGGTGTTAAATCTTACAGCTCTATTTCTTCTAAACTTTCCAGCAGATATGAAAGCAGGACCTGTCTTAATTATATATCTTCCAAAGTAAAGTATAATGATAAGGAAGATAGTATTGATATAAAAGATTTTAACGGTAGAAATGCATTATATATTAAAAATAAAATTGATGGAAAAGAATTTAATACTATTATTTATTATTATGATGGATACGTTAAGGAGCTGACTGCAGAAGAAGGTAAAAAATTGGGATTAAGCAGCGGTCAGGATATAGTGCCGATCAAAAGTATAGAATTTAAAAAATTAAAAAACAATCTATTGAAAATATATTGCATAGATAATAAGGGAGATAAAAAGGATATTTATATCTCCTTGAAATCCGAATACGGAGGTACCAACCATGGAAAATAA
- a CDS encoding type II secretion system F family protein, with the protein MNKKLVTDRYISSFLEQLYLLVKAGVPLDESIGMLSKGESNKESKELLNSLLKDLLEGKDLHTAIDNSKVFPHYMTKMIKAGETTGHLEDTLKSLYEYYDRMDRLNNSIKNAVFYPSILAVMMLAVILVLITKVMPIFSEVYEQMGSTLTGFSLAMLNIGKFLNQYALPFIIIVAVIIILLIWLLKSEKGKTILISKLRKSNLYGEIVKSRFSSVMAMALGSGLEIDEALDLSMETTNDIDMGEKVKSLKGRMSEGMSFSDAVNEVKLLSEIDARFLSVGVKTGSVDKVMKQIADRSEEEAKEHINSLISKVEPSLVIVLAVITGAILLSVMIPLANIISLIG; encoded by the coding sequence ATGAATAAAAAATTAGTAACGGACAGATATATCTCATCTTTTTTGGAGCAGCTTTACTTACTTGTTAAGGCTGGTGTACCTTTAGATGAATCCATAGGTATGTTATCCAAAGGGGAGAGCAATAAGGAGAGTAAGGAACTATTAAATTCTCTTTTAAAAGATTTGCTTGAAGGAAAAGATTTACATACTGCAATCGATAATTCAAAAGTTTTTCCTCACTATATGACGAAGATGATAAAAGCAGGGGAGACAACAGGGCATTTGGAAGATACTCTAAAGTCCCTATACGAATATTATGACAGAATGGACAGACTCAATAACAGTATTAAAAACGCTGTTTTCTACCCTTCTATTCTGGCTGTTATGATGCTTGCGGTAATATTGGTTCTTATAACTAAGGTAATGCCGATATTCAGTGAAGTATATGAGCAAATGGGCAGTACATTGACAGGATTTTCACTTGCAATGCTCAATATAGGAAAGTTTTTAAATCAATATGCACTTCCTTTCATAATCATTGTTGCCGTTATAATAATTTTACTTATTTGGCTTTTAAAAAGTGAAAAAGGAAAAACTATACTTATTAGTAAGTTAAGAAAAAGTAATCTATACGGAGAAATCGTTAAGTCAAGATTTTCATCCGTAATGGCAATGGCTCTCGGAAGCGGGTTGGAAATAGATGAGGCTCTTGATTTATCAATGGAGACTACTAATGATATAGACATGGGAGAAAAGGTTAAGTCTCTAAAAGGAAGAATGTCAGAAGGCATGAGCTTTTCAGATGCTGTTAACGAAGTAAAACTTCTTTCTGAAATAGATGCAAGATTTTTAAGTGTAGGTGTAAAGACAGGTAGCGTAGATAAGGTAATGAAACAGATTGCCGACAGAAGCGAAGAGGAAGCGAAAGAGCATATAAACAGTTTGATAAGTAAAGTGGAACCAAGTCTTGTAATTGTTTTGGCTGTGATAACCGGAGCTATATTATTATCGGTGATGATACCTCTTGCAAATATAATTTCGCTTATAGGATAG